GGAAATTGTTCTAACTACACACCTCAAGAAAATGAAATAGAATCTAGTGACAATTTATCACCCGAGCAGACTGCTATAATGAAAGGTTATTATCCTGTGAAAAAAAGAGGAATGGCAACAGTCAccaaatgttataaatgtaatggttctggtattatttttttagttaatggtAACCATGCAAatgttaatatgaaaaatgattcaatTAACAATTCAAATACTCCCAACAAACCTTTCCATTGTAATATTTGTGGAGGAAGTTTTTCACGTTACTCATCATTATGGAGTCATAAACGTCTACACACTGGTGATAAACCTTATAAGTGTGAAATTTGTGGCTTATCATTTGCAAAAGcagcttatttaaaaaatcacggTCGAGTGCATACAGGTGAAAAACCTTTTAAATGCAGTGTTTGTGGAATGCAATTTTCTCAGTCTCCTCATCTTAAAAATCATGAAAGAATTCACAGTGGTGAACGACCTTATCAATGTGAAGTATGTGATAAAACTTTTGCTCGCCATTCTACATTATGGAATCATCGCCGTATTCATACAGGAGAAAAACCTTATCGTTGTGATATATGTGGATCGGCATTTAATCAAGccacacatttaaaaaatcatgctAAAGTACATACAGGTGAAAAACCGCACCGTTGTGATATTTGTGGAGTTGGTTTTAGTGATAGATTTGCCTTAAAACGACATAGAAATATACATGAAAAGTATGCTAGACAACAGAGTGATGCAGCTGCAGCACATACTGTAACACCACCATCACAAGATTTGGAACCAATAAGTGGTCAAACACAAATTGAGGAATGTATATATAGTGCTGACTATactgttgaaaaatatgatgCAGCAAATAATATTCCTACTGATATCGTAGAAGTAAAAGTTGATCAACAGAATCAACGTGAACATGAtacacaacaacaacaaattgaggattgcatttataaataatggtcagtatatattataatcattatatatgcattatttaatattttaagtaaattttcatGTAGGTAAATTAAGATGATTGTTTAGCTAATTTTCTAGATTAACTatctcaaattaaatataaaataatctttcgatgaatgtattttaacttGTAAGGATGACATTAATGGCCAATCTCTAggatctaaaaattaaaagattatttaattctattttaattatttgtttaaatatttgtacaatttaatttgtttaagtattatttcattaagtttttagtaacatttttaaagtttcattTATTGATACTattgattttagatttatttaatttattgatagacATGGTTAGccttttttaaagaatttttttatattattgggtaaaagtaattttatttattttagtaatgcatgcattaatataataggttaaattaattattatattaattaaattaatatgacatCATGGATTCTTGACCAACTCTGTTTTATACTGACtgaacaaacatttttcatcGATTAATGTAATCAAgacctattttttatatggtctACATCAAGCGATGTGAGTTTGAAGTTCAACACTTCTATAGGATTTGTTACACATATCTTTGTCttctgttatattttttagtccaTAATTTTTCCAGATATgtatgcaattttttaatctCACAGTACTTTTGTCAGTAATTATTTCGCCAgcaaattattctaaaaatctaaatattaggATGAATAAATActcgatataaataaatcactatacaatgttaatgaattattatgagATGGAAAAAGCAAAGatgttaatgattattatatatgtttgatagcaaaaacatatttacttattttaaaacactaattgatacagatttttattattatatacttgtattttcccatttctttaaaatgttttattcagaaatacgtaaatttaaattgcatttgaataattttttttttaatgttttttttagatttaagacAAATTAAATGAGCGaagaatctaataaaaatatgtgtatcaGAAATATAACAAGATTTAATGGCTTTATGTATTTACATCATACCAAAAATCAAGCATCtgtttacaacaaaaatttagaactcacataatatgatttaaaatatggtgCTATACATAGttgtattagtttaaatattaacttataagatttaaagacaattaaatgaaataagctaatataaataattataaactttgttaaaaataaaaactgcatatttatatatcaatcATGTgtactgttttaaataaatatgtattaaaatttagaattgtatttata
The DNA window shown above is from Aphis gossypii isolate Hap1 chromosome 2, ASM2018417v2, whole genome shotgun sequence and carries:
- the LOC114119815 gene encoding zinc finger protein ZFP2-like; this encodes MSSNKDEVVTTIMYDPGIRQEQNPVTGQLYATIVKKDDKASSVDFPFYNVNMVQKVPVSGNIAVLAAASANGVTQTDKTSYRFDVTAPFNYNYALVNQMSLTTAGAAFKCDVCGAGFTHASMLDHHKKSAHPQEPPSFTCSTCGSCFPQVRDMKVHRSTVHKQCFSCGADVAPQTVKGKKSRFIKCVSCSGGNCSNYTPQENEIESSDNLSPEQTAIMKGYYPVKKRGMATVTKCYKCNGSGIIFLVNGNHANVNMKNDSINNSNTPNKPFHCNICGGSFSRYSSLWSHKRLHTGDKPYKCEICGLSFAKAAYLKNHGRVHTGEKPFKCSVCGMQFSQSPHLKNHERIHSGERPYQCEVCDKTFARHSTLWNHRRIHTGEKPYRCDICGSAFNQATHLKNHAKVHTGEKPHRCDICGVGFSDRFALKRHRNIHEKYARQQSDAAAAHTVTPPSQDLEPISGQTQIEECIYSADYTVEKYDAANNIPTDIVEVKVDQQNQREHDTQQQQIEDCIYK